One Primulina huaijiensis isolate GDHJ02 chromosome 5, ASM1229523v2, whole genome shotgun sequence DNA segment encodes these proteins:
- the LOC140977675 gene encoding aspartic proteinase 39-like, giving the protein MDSGRRRMRWAFLMLFLVDLVCVVKGNVVFEVHHKYGGRREKAALSSLRAHDSRRHGRMLASIDFQLGGDGSPTNAALYYTKITIGTPPVDYHVQVDTGSDILWVNCRNCLRCPTKSELNIPLQQYDLTASSTGKTISCDQDFCASVFSGPSSDCKVGLKCEYAITYGDGSRTEGYFVRDYFRFDQVIGNLQTSAMNGSIAFGCSAKQSGELGSSSEAVDGIIGFGQANTSVLSQLASSGKVKKMFSHCLDSYKGGGIFAIGDVVQPKVNRTKLLQNE; this is encoded by the exons ATGGATTCCGGAAGGAGGCGTATGAGGTGGGCTTTTCTTATGTTGTTCTTGGTTGATTTGGTGTGTGTGGTGAAGGGTAATGTGGTCTTTGAAGTTCATCACAAATACGGTGGCCGCCGGGAGAAGGCGGCTTTGAGCTCCCTGAGGGCACATGATTCGCGGCGCCATGGCAGAATGCTAGCTTCCATTGATTTTCAATTGGGGGGTGATGGATCACCCACTAATGCAGC GCTCTATTACACAAAAATAACAATTGGGACTCCTCCAGTTGACTATCATGTTCAAGTTGATACAGGAAGTGATATTTTGTGGGTGAATTGTCGTAACTGTCTTAGGTGCCCCACTAAAAGTGAGCTTAAT ATACCCTTGCAGCAGTATGACTTGACGGCATCCTCCACAGGAAAGACAATCTCTTGTGACCAGGATTTTTGTGCTTCTGTATTCAGCGGTCCTAGTTCAGATTGCAAGGTTGGATTGAAATGTGAATATGCTATTACTTATGGAGATGGGAGCAGAACTGAGGGTTACTTTGTCAGAGATTATTTTAGATTTGATCAAGTGATTGGAAACCTTCAAACTTCAGCAATGAATGGTTCCATAGCATTTGG GTGCTCAGCTAAACAATCGGGAGAGCTTGGTTCATCGTCTGAGGCAGTTGATGGAATAATTGGTTTTGGACAAGCAAATACCTCTGTTCTTTCTCAACTTGCTTCGTCTGGAAAGGTGAAAAAGATGTTTTCACATTGCTTGGACAGCTACAAGGGAGGTGGCATATTTGCTATTGGAGATGTAGTTCAGCCAAAAGTAAATAGAACAAAACTCCTCCAAAATGAG